The nucleotide window CCGGCGGCGGTCCGGCAGCCACGGCAGCAGTAGCCGCAGCCCGCGCTGGCGCCCAGACTGCTTTCGCCGGTGTTGTCGGTACAGACGAAGAAGGAGACCGCATCATCAGCGGACTCGAATCTGAAGGCGTCGACACGTCAGCCGTTATCCGGGACGCCAACGTCAAAACCGGTGCCAGCGTGATCGTGGTGAGCCGGGCCACCGAAAGCCGGGCAATCGTCACCCGGCCCGTACCCCCGGTCAGCTTTCCCGCAGGCAGTCGCTTTCACGACTTGTTGAGCACTGCCGCTTGGGTCCACGTTGACCACCTGGGCTGGAACAGCATCGCGAACGTTCCCAATCTGCGTATCAGTGTGGACGCCGGAAACCCCATTTCCTCCTTCAGCCCCAAGGGCGTTGCACTCTACGTTCCCACGCTCGAACGCCTCCGCGCCGAGTACGGGGACGACCTTGCTCCCCAAGCGCTCCTGCAAAAGGCCATCGACGACGGCGCTACGGCCGTTGTGGCGACCGCCGGCTCGGAGGGCGCCTGGGTCATGGAACGCGGCGGTGACCCGGTCCACGTCCCCGCTACTCCCGCGGACATCGTTTCCACCCTTGGTGCAGGCGACGTCTACCACGGAGCCATCCTCGCCGCCGTCGCGGGCGGACTGTCCCTCGTGGAAGCAGCCCGCTTTGCAGGCCGCACTGCCTCCGCATCCTGCGCCGGCCTGGACGGGCGCTCAAAGATACCGCGCCAGGCCCTCCCCGAATTTCTATCCGCACACACCACCGCCTAGCTGAAAGAAGCAGCCCATGAGCACAACCGATCTTTCTCCCCTTCAGCGCCCGTCAGGTGCCTTCGCCATGCTCGCCGTAGACCAGCGGGAAGCCATGCGAAACATGTTCGCCGAGCACACCGATCAGCCCGTGACGGACGATGACCTCCGCGACTTCAAACTTGAAGCCGCGCGCATCCTCACGCCCTACGCCTCCGGCGTCCTCATCGATCGGCAGTTCGCCCTGGACCAGGCCATCGAGGCCGGCGTGGTGGATTTCAACTGCGGGCTGATCGCCTCCGCCGACCACTTCGAGCCCGCACACGGCGAACTCGTCGGCGAAGTTACCATCGACCGGCTGGTGGATCCCTCCAAGTACGCTGCCCTCGGCGCAAAGGCACTCAAACTGCTGGTGCTTTACCGTCCGGACGAGCCCGCCGAAGGCAGGGTCGCGATGGTGCGCGAGTTCGTTGAGGCTTGCCATTCAGCTGGACTGATCAGCATCATCGAACCGGTCTCGCGTAAGCCCCTCGCCGGCGGCGATTTCGACTGGAACGCCGGAATCCTGGCCGCCGCGAAGGAGTTGGGCAGCCTGGGTGCCGACCTGTACAAGGCCGAGGTCCCGTTCAAGGGTCTGGCTTCCGAAGCTGAGGTTCGTGCAGCGTGCGCCGAACTCACACAGGCTATCGACGGACCATGGGTGGTCCTCTCCTCCGGAGTGCCGGAGGAGGTCTTCCCCGACGCCGTGCGGTGGGCCTGCCTGGAAGGTGCCAGCGGATTCCTGTCCGGACGCGCCGTGTGGGCGTCCTGCATCGGTTCCCCTGACCTGGTGGAGTCACTCTCCACGGACGCCGTCCGCCGGCTGCAGCGCCTCTGCGATGTGGTTGACGAGGTTGTCTCAGCCCAGAAAACGACAGCGTAGTCACCCGGCAACACTTCGACCCCATTCACATCAGCACAACCAGCCGAACTCAAAGAGGAGAACACCGTGGATCACATTTCGCGCCGGCAGGCACTCGGACTATTCGGAGCCTTGGGCATGGGGGCGGCAGTGGCCTCCTGCGCCGGGCCCGGCGGAACGGCGCCGGCCGCACCCAATAGCGTCGCAGCACCCGCAACAGGGGAAATTACCGGCGAAGTTTCATTCGCGCACTGGCGTGGAGAGGACAAGGAGGTATTCGACGAGCTGATCAAGCGGTTCACTTCCGCCAACTCTGGTGTCTCCCTCACCCAGAACATCTCAACCTCGAACGACTACAACGCCCAGGGACTGCAGAAACTTCGCGGCGCCTCCATCGGTGACGCCTTCGCTTCCTTCCGTGGATCCCAGTTCTCGAATTTCGTGGAAGCCGGTCTGTATACCAACCTCACCGACAGCCCTGCCGCAGCGCAGTACGAGCCCGACCTCCTGGCCGCCGGAAAGTCGGAAGACGCGCAGTTCGGTCTTCCCTATCAGGTGGTGTTCCCCATGCCGCTGATCAACCTGGACATCTTCGACCGGGCGGGTGCTGATATCGCACCCAAGGACTGGGACGGCTTCCTCGGTACCTGTGAGGCACTCAAGTCAGCCGGAGTTGTCCCCATCTCCTGGCCCGGCGGCGACGTCGGCAATGGCGGCCAGCTGTTCAACTGCATGATTATCAACGTTGCCCCGGCAGATGACATGGGCACCCAGATCGAGCAGGGCACGCTAAAGCTCACCGATGACTGGTACATCGGAATGCTCAGGCAGTACCAACAGCTCATTCCTTACCTGCAGCCCAACTCAACGGGAACTGCGGTGGAACCGGCCCAGAGCCTCTTTTCCCGGGGCGATGCCGCCATGCTGGCGACCGGCTCGTACCACCTGGCAGCAGTCCGCGACCTGGGAGCCGAGTTCCCGATGGAGCTGATCTTCCCCAACACCTCCACTGGCGGTACGTCGAAGTATGAAGGTGTGTACAACGCAACCTTCATCCTCGGCGTCAACGCCGACAGCGACAATCAGCCTGCAGCGATGGAATGGGTCAACTTCCTGTCAGATCCGGAAAATGCGGGCTATTACGCGAACGAAACCGCACAGCACGTCGCGGTAGCCGGCGTCGAGTACACCAACGAGGATCTGCAGAAGCTCAGCCCGTGGCTCGAGAAGAAGACGGCGCTGGCGCCCCGCTTCCAGTTCCAGAACCTCGATGTCCGCAACGCAGTCGAGGCGAGCGCCACAGCCGTTATCGCCGGTACGGACCCGGAACAGGCGGCAGCTGAAGCACAACAGATTGTGGATGAACGAGTATGAGCGTCAGCATCGGAGGCGCCAAGCCGGCCAGCGAATCGCGCCGGAGCAAGGCCTCGCCCCCACACGATCAGAAGAAACGGAAGTCGCCGACACGCGTCAGTCCCGCGCTCTACCTGTTCCCGCTGCCGGCCATCGCCGTCACCCTGGTGTTCCTGGTCATGCCGACCCTGCAGGCCTTCCAGTATGCCCTTACTGACTGGAATGGATTCTCGGCCGCCTTCAATTACGTCGGCCTGGATAACTTCGTCCGCGCCTTCACGGGTGACTCGTTGTTCACCAATGCTCTGGCGAACAACCTGAAGTTCATGCTCGTGGTGGTGATCTTCCAGACGGTCGTCTCATTGGTCCTCGCGATGATGCTCACCAAGAACAGCCGGGGAAGCATCCTGCTCCGGGCTTTGTTCTTCTTCCCGACCATCCTCTCCTCGGTGTCCGTAGCGTTCATCTGGAAGTTCATCTACGACCCGAATTTCGGTCTCGCGAACTCAACGCTTGGCGCCGTCGGCCTGGACAGCTTGCAGGGTTCCTACCTCGGTGACGACGCACAGGCCCTCTACTGGGTTGCAGCGACCCAGGTGTGGTTCCACGCCGGCCAGATGATGGTCGTGTTTGTCGCCGGTCTGCAGGGAATACCCCGCGAACTGTATGAAGCCGCCGAGATCGACGGCGCAGGGAAGTGGCAGCAATTCACCTCGATAACGTGGCCGCTGGTTGCCCCGGCAACTGCGATCGTGGTGGCTTACACGACGATCCAGTCCTTCAAGGCATTCGATTTGATTCTGGGTATTGCCGGGAATCCGCCGAAGGCCTCACTGGACATCCTTTCCACCCGTATCTACAGCTCGTTCGCCAACGCTGAGTTTGGATACGCGGCAGCACAATCCATCATCTTCATGGCGTTGATCGCGCTCGTGACCTGGCTGCAGCGGCGAGTGCTCCGGCTCACCCAGAAACAGGAGTAACGGCATGCTCACCTCACTCACCCGCCGCGGCTTCCTCGCGGTCTACGCCATCATCATCATCGTCCCGCTCACCGTGGTGATCTTCGGCAGCTTCAAGTCGACACAGGAACTGTTCGACGGACCGTTCAGCTTCCCCCAGTCGTTGGCACCCGATGCCTACGTGGAAGTTCTTGGCGGCCAGAACCTTGGCCGGTCCTTCATGAACAGCGTCATCGTCTCAGCCTGTTCGGTACCCATCACACTCTTTCTCGCGAGCCTGGCCGGGTACGCAGTCGCCAGGATGAGGGGATTCTGGTCCTGGGCAATCTTCGGCTTCCTCGTGCTCGGCATGGCGATCCCAGCGCAGGCAAACATGGTGCCGCTGTACGTGTTGTTCCAGCGGATGGGGCTGCTGGACACCCTGCTCGGCCTGGTTCTGGCCAACGTCGTCTCAACGCTCCCGATCGCGGTGTTCATTCTGGGCGGCTTCATGCGGACTCTTCCGCGCGAGCTGTACGAAGCGTCCGCCATCGACGGAACGAGCCCCTGGCGTACCTATGCGTCCATAGCCATGCCGCTCTCGGCCCCGTCCCTGGCAGCTGCCGGTATCTTCCTGTTCGTCATCCACTGGAACGAACTGCTGTATCCGCTGCTGTTCATCCAATCGCCCGAGAACCGCACCCTTCCCTTGGCGCTGCTGAGCTTCCAAGGTGAGTTCCAGACCGACTACCCGCTCCTGTTCGCCGGCGTCATCATGGCTTCGCTGCCCGTTGTCGTTGCCTACATCTTCCTGCAGCGCTACTTCGTCGCCGGAATCACTGCCGGGGCAAACAAGGGATGACGACGGCGGACTAACCGCCAAAAGCGCCAAAAACTCACCTGTAGGAAAGGGAATGACACGTGAACCTGAAAGAAGCCCAGCACCTGGTCAACGGCACCTGGTACGGCAGCGACGAGACCAGGGACGTCATCGATCCCGGTAACGGCGCTGTCATCGGACAAGTCGCCTGGGGTTCGGCGCAGGACGCCGAAGCCGCCGCTGACGCGGCCGCAGAGGCTTTCCCCGCCTGGTCCAGAACCACAGCACGGGAAAGAGGAGATCTCCTCCGCAAAGCAGCCGACCTCCTGGCGGAGCGCAGGGACGAACTGGCTTCCGTCCTGGCGATGGAGGCCGGGAAAAGGTTGCCTGAAGCCCAGGGAGAAGTTGACTTCTCCGTCGAGTACTTCCGCTGGTTCGCAGAGGAAGCCCGTCGCGCGACCGGCACCATCCGCCCTCCTGAACTGCACGGGCGGAGGCACATGTCTGTCCGTAGGCCGATCGGCGTCGTCCTGAGCCTGACTCCCTGGAACTTCCCGGTCTCCATCCAGGCGCGCAAGCTCGCGGCCATATTGGCCGCCGGGTGCACGGTTGTCGGTCGGGTGTCCGAAAAAGCTCCCCTAGCAGCAACCGGCTTGTTCGAAGTGCTCACCGACGCGGGCTTCCCGGCCGGTGTGGTCAACCTCGTCCACGGCCCGTCACGGGCCACCACCGCTGCCCTCCTTCAGCACCCGGCAGTGAGAGCCGTCAGCTTCACCGGATCGACGGGAGTCGGCAGCCAGATCATGGGCCAGGCTGCCGGGCGCATCATCCGTCCACTGTTGGAGTTGGGAGGAAACGCACCATTCATTGTGTTCGACGACGCCGACCTGGACCTGGCGGTAGAAGGCGCAGTTCTCGGACGGCTTCGCAACAGCGGCCAATCCTGCGTGGCCGCCAACCGCTTCCTCGTGCAGCAAGGAGTCGCGGAGGAGTTTGCCAAGCGCCTGGGGGAGCGCTTCGACGCGCTCACCATCGGTCACGGCGCTCCGGGCGACGGCTCGCCCGTGCCGGATCTGGGCCCCCTCATCGATGACGAGCGGGTGTCGGCGGTGCAGGCACTGGTCGACGACGCCCTGAACCGCGGCGCCCGGCGCGTCACCCAGAGAACCGAGATCCCAGCCGGCGGCTCATTCCTCGCCCCCACACTTCTCACGGATGTACCCGATGATGCACCGCTGGTCACGGAGGAGGTCTTTGGGCCGGCCGCCGGGATCGTCACCTTCTCGGATGAAGAGGACGCCGTCCGGAAGGCGAATGCCACCGAGATGGGACTCGCAGCCTACGTGTGGACGAAATCCGCGCGACGCGGCTGGGAACTACCAGGGCGAATCGAAGCCGGCATTGTCGGAGTGAATGACCCCCTTCCCTCCGTCGCTTTCGCACCCATGGGCGGCATGAAGCAGTCCGGGCTCGGACGCGAAGGCGCCGATCTGGGAATGGAGGAATTCGAGGAAGTCCAGTACGTGGCCTGGAAACCGTAATGACCACAAGCGCTCTGGTGCTGGCATCCGTCGTCGTTGGTGCCGGCATGCAGCGCTTCACGGGAATGGGGTTTGCGCTGGTCGCAGCCCCATTCCTTGTCCTTCTCCTTGGACCGGTTGAGGGCGTCATCCTGGTGAACCTGTGCGGCGCCGTGACGGCTGGGGCTATCTTCTTCAGGGTTTTCCGCATGGTCAACTGGCGTACCTACGCCATCCTGACGATGGCCGCCCTCATCGGCATCGTGCCTGCTTCCCTCGCTGTGCGGGTAGTGCCGGCGGCTGTGCTTCAAATAGGGATCGGTGTACTCCTTGCAGCCGGGCTGACGGTCCTGCTGGCTCTGCGCTCGGCACGTCTCCAACCCAAGAGGCGTTACCTCTGGACCGCCGGCGCGCTCAGTGGGTTCATGAACACCTCCGCAGGTGTGGGAGGGCCCGCCGTCAGCATCTACTCCATGGCCACCCGATGGGAACACCATTCGTTCGCAGCAACAATGCAGCCCTACTTCTTTACCATCGGATCCCTGTCGCTGGCAGCGAAAGCAGCCACGACACCCGCAGAATTCCCCGACATTTCCTGGCAGATGTGGCTGGCGATCTCCCTCGCCTGCCTTGTTGGCCTCGCCATAGGAGAAATCTTCGCCAAACGCGTTTCACCCCGAGCCGCACAGATAGTTCTCATCGTCCTCGCCTACCTCGGCGCGG belongs to Arthrobacter tumbae and includes:
- a CDS encoding carbohydrate kinase family protein, whose amino-acid sequence is MPPSSSGTLLFVGCATFDSIALVQEYPTADSRTIASDFSTAGGGPAATAAVAAARAGAQTAFAGVVGTDEEGDRIISGLESEGVDTSAVIRDANVKTGASVIVVSRATESRAIVTRPVPPVSFPAGSRFHDLLSTAAWVHVDHLGWNSIANVPNLRISVDAGNPISSFSPKGVALYVPTLERLRAEYGDDLAPQALLQKAIDDGATAVVATAGSEGAWVMERGGDPVHVPATPADIVSTLGAGDVYHGAILAAVAGGLSLVEAARFAGRTASASCAGLDGRSKIPRQALPEFLSAHTTA
- a CDS encoding aldolase — encoded protein: MSTTDLSPLQRPSGAFAMLAVDQREAMRNMFAEHTDQPVTDDDLRDFKLEAARILTPYASGVLIDRQFALDQAIEAGVVDFNCGLIASADHFEPAHGELVGEVTIDRLVDPSKYAALGAKALKLLVLYRPDEPAEGRVAMVREFVEACHSAGLISIIEPVSRKPLAGGDFDWNAGILAAAKELGSLGADLYKAEVPFKGLASEAEVRAACAELTQAIDGPWVVLSSGVPEEVFPDAVRWACLEGASGFLSGRAVWASCIGSPDLVESLSTDAVRRLQRLCDVVDEVVSAQKTTA
- a CDS encoding ABC transporter substrate-binding protein — translated: MDHISRRQALGLFGALGMGAAVASCAGPGGTAPAAPNSVAAPATGEITGEVSFAHWRGEDKEVFDELIKRFTSANSGVSLTQNISTSNDYNAQGLQKLRGASIGDAFASFRGSQFSNFVEAGLYTNLTDSPAAAQYEPDLLAAGKSEDAQFGLPYQVVFPMPLINLDIFDRAGADIAPKDWDGFLGTCEALKSAGVVPISWPGGDVGNGGQLFNCMIINVAPADDMGTQIEQGTLKLTDDWYIGMLRQYQQLIPYLQPNSTGTAVEPAQSLFSRGDAAMLATGSYHLAAVRDLGAEFPMELIFPNTSTGGTSKYEGVYNATFILGVNADSDNQPAAMEWVNFLSDPENAGYYANETAQHVAVAGVEYTNEDLQKLSPWLEKKTALAPRFQFQNLDVRNAVEASATAVIAGTDPEQAAAEAQQIVDERV
- a CDS encoding carbohydrate ABC transporter permease produces the protein MSVSIGGAKPASESRRSKASPPHDQKKRKSPTRVSPALYLFPLPAIAVTLVFLVMPTLQAFQYALTDWNGFSAAFNYVGLDNFVRAFTGDSLFTNALANNLKFMLVVVIFQTVVSLVLAMMLTKNSRGSILLRALFFFPTILSSVSVAFIWKFIYDPNFGLANSTLGAVGLDSLQGSYLGDDAQALYWVAATQVWFHAGQMMVVFVAGLQGIPRELYEAAEIDGAGKWQQFTSITWPLVAPATAIVVAYTTIQSFKAFDLILGIAGNPPKASLDILSTRIYSSFANAEFGYAAAQSIIFMALIALVTWLQRRVLRLTQKQE
- a CDS encoding carbohydrate ABC transporter permease, whose amino-acid sequence is MLTSLTRRGFLAVYAIIIIVPLTVVIFGSFKSTQELFDGPFSFPQSLAPDAYVEVLGGQNLGRSFMNSVIVSACSVPITLFLASLAGYAVARMRGFWSWAIFGFLVLGMAIPAQANMVPLYVLFQRMGLLDTLLGLVLANVVSTLPIAVFILGGFMRTLPRELYEASAIDGTSPWRTYASIAMPLSAPSLAAAGIFLFVIHWNELLYPLLFIQSPENRTLPLALLSFQGEFQTDYPLLFAGVIMASLPVVVAYIFLQRYFVAGITAGANKG
- a CDS encoding NAD-dependent succinate-semialdehyde dehydrogenase translates to MNLKEAQHLVNGTWYGSDETRDVIDPGNGAVIGQVAWGSAQDAEAAADAAAEAFPAWSRTTARERGDLLRKAADLLAERRDELASVLAMEAGKRLPEAQGEVDFSVEYFRWFAEEARRATGTIRPPELHGRRHMSVRRPIGVVLSLTPWNFPVSIQARKLAAILAAGCTVVGRVSEKAPLAATGLFEVLTDAGFPAGVVNLVHGPSRATTAALLQHPAVRAVSFTGSTGVGSQIMGQAAGRIIRPLLELGGNAPFIVFDDADLDLAVEGAVLGRLRNSGQSCVAANRFLVQQGVAEEFAKRLGERFDALTIGHGAPGDGSPVPDLGPLIDDERVSAVQALVDDALNRGARRVTQRTEIPAGGSFLAPTLLTDVPDDAPLVTEEVFGPAAGIVTFSDEEDAVRKANATEMGLAAYVWTKSARRGWELPGRIEAGIVGVNDPLPSVAFAPMGGMKQSGLGREGADLGMEEFEEVQYVAWKP
- a CDS encoding sulfite exporter TauE/SafE family protein; the encoded protein is MTTSALVLASVVVGAGMQRFTGMGFALVAAPFLVLLLGPVEGVILVNLCGAVTAGAIFFRVFRMVNWRTYAILTMAALIGIVPASLAVRVVPAAVLQIGIGVLLAAGLTVLLALRSARLQPKRRYLWTAGALSGFMNTSAGVGGPAVSIYSMATRWEHHSFAATMQPYFFTIGSLSLAAKAATTPAEFPDISWQMWLAISLACLVGLAIGEIFAKRVSPRAAQIVLIVLAYLGAVATIGRGVLDALS